In the genome of Raphanus sativus cultivar WK10039 chromosome 4, ASM80110v3, whole genome shotgun sequence, one region contains:
- the LOC108854884 gene encoding 40S ribosomal protein S9-2 — protein MVQVRFYRNYGKTFKKPRRPYEKERLDAELKLVGEYGLRCKRELWRVQYALSRIRNAARELLTLDEKNPRRIFQGEALLRRMNTNGLLDESQNKLDYVLALTVENFLERRLQTLVFKSGMAKSIHHARVLIRQRHIRVGRQLVNIPSFMVKVDSQKHIDFSLTSPFGGGRPGRVKRRNERAGAKKAGGGGDGDEDDEE, from the exons ATGGTGCAAGTCAGGTTCTACCGCAACt ATGGCAAGACCTTCAAGAAGCCGCGACGTCCTTACGAGAAGGAGCGTCTTGACGCCGAGCTGAAGCTTGTCGGAGAATACGGTCTTCGTTGCAAGAGAGAGCTGTGGAGGGTTCAGTACGCGCTTAGCCGTATCCGCAACGCTGCCAGAGAGCTTCTCACCCTCGACGAGAAAAACCCTCGTCGGATCTTTCAAGGTGAAGCTCTTCTTAGGAGGATGAACACGAATGGGCTTCTTGATGAATCCCAGAACAAGCTCGACTACGTTCTTGCTTTGACTGTTGAGAATTTCCTCGAGCGCCGTCTCCAGACTCTTGTCTTCAAGTCCGGTATGGCCAAGTCCATTCACCACGCCCGTGTCCTTATCCGACAAAGACACATCAG GGTTGGGAGGCAACTGGTGAACATTCCATCGTTCATGGTGAAAGTAGACTCGCAGAAACACATTGACTTTTCTCTGACCAGTCCATTTGGTGGTGGTCGACCTGGAAGAGTGAAGAGAAGGAACGAGAGAGCTGGAGCCAAGAAagccggtggtggtggtgatggagatgaggatgatgaagaGTGA
- the LOC108854298 gene encoding serine carboxypeptidase-like 7 isoform X2, producing MANAYVSSVLHLLFLLIILYDNAVDSTSIIKYLPGFEGPLPFELETGYIGVGEEEQVQLFYYFIKSERNPEEDPLLLWLSGGPGCSSISGLLYENGPVTVKFEVYNGTLPSLISTTYSWTKISSIIYLDQPVGTGFSYSRTQLASKPSDSGEVKLIHEFLQKWLNKHQEFLSNPFYAGGDSYSGNPVTNIGFDHNHRIPFAHGMALISDELYESMKRICKGEYESVDPSNTECLKLVEEYHKCTDRINYSLVTTPLCEDEDPSPDCYDYRYVLTTYWANDESVRGALRINKESKGKWVRCDWDMPYTNDIKSSVPYHMNNSINGYPSLIFSGDHDMYVPSLGTQAWIRSLNYSVTDDWRPWIIGDQIAGYTRTYANKMTFATIKARGHTPEYKPEESYIMFQRWISGKPI from the exons ATGGCTAACGCCTACGTTTCCTCTGTCCTGcaccttctttttcttcttattatctTGTATGACAATGCTGTTGATTCTACCTCTATCATCAAGTATCTTCCTGGTTTTGAAGGTCCTCTTCCTTTTGAGCTCGAAACCGG GTATATTGGCGTTGGTGAGGAAGAGCAAGTGCAACTGTTCTACTACTTCATCAAATCTGAGAGGAATCCAGAAGAAGACCCTCTTCTCCTCTGGTTAAGTGGAGGACCTGGTTGCTCTTCAATCTCAGGTCTTCTTTACGAGAACG ggCCTGTGACTGTGAAATTTGAGGTTTACAATGGAACTCTTCCTTCCTTGATCTCTACTACATATTCATGGACAAAG ATTTCAAGTATAATATATTTGGATCAGCCTGTTGGAACTGGCTTCTCCTACTCAAGAACTCAACTTGCTAGTAAACCAAGTGATTCAGGAGAAGTCAAGCTGATCCACGAGTTTCTTCaaaag TGGCTAAACAAGCATCAAGAGTTTTTGTCCAACCCTTTTTATGCAGGTGGAGATTCCTATTCCG GAAACCCGGTAACCAATATTGGATTTGATCATAACCATCGCATTCCTTTTGCTCATGGAATGGCACTCATCTCTGATGAACTTTACGag TCGATGAAGAGAATCTGCAAAGGAGAGTATGAAAGTGTTGATCCAAGTAACACTGAATGCTTGAAACTCGTTGAAGAATATCATAAGTGCACTGATAGAATAAACTACTCACTTGTCACAACGCCATTGTGCGAAGATGAAGACCCTTCTCCCGATTGCTAT GATTATCGGTACGTGTTAACTACGTACTGGGCCAATGATGAGAGTGTGCGCGGGGCTCTTCGCATTAATAAG GAGAGTAAAGGGAAATGGGTACGTTGTGACTGGGATATGCCTTACACTAATGACATCAAAAGCAGTGTACCATACCATATGAATAACAGTATCAATGGCTACCCTTCTCTCATCTTCAG TGGTGACCATGACATGTATGTGCCTTCCCTTGGAACTCAAGCTTGGATTAGATCACTTAACTATTCTGTCACTGATGACTGGAGACCTTGGATAATAGGCGATCAAATAGCTGG ATACACTAGGACTTATGCCAATAAGATGACATTTGCGACTATCAAAGCAA GAGGACACACTCCTGAGTATAAACCAGAGGAGAGTTATATCATGTTTCAAAGGTGGATCAGTGGCAAACCTATTTAG
- the LOC108854298 gene encoding serine carboxypeptidase-like 7 isoform X1, whose protein sequence is MANAYVSSVLHLLFLLIILYDNAVDSTSIIKYLPGFEGPLPFELETGYIGVGEEEQVQLFYYFIKSERNPEEDPLLLWLSGGPGCSSISGLLYENGPVTVKFEVYNGTLPSLISTTYSWTKISSIIYLDQPVGTGFSYSRTQLASKPSDSGEVKLIHEFLQKWLNKHQEFLSNPFYAGGDSYSGMVLPALVQEISKGNYLCCKPPINLQGYLLGNPVTNIGFDHNHRIPFAHGMALISDELYESMKRICKGEYESVDPSNTECLKLVEEYHKCTDRINYSLVTTPLCEDEDPSPDCYDYRYVLTTYWANDESVRGALRINKESKGKWVRCDWDMPYTNDIKSSVPYHMNNSINGYPSLIFSGDHDMYVPSLGTQAWIRSLNYSVTDDWRPWIIGDQIAGYTRTYANKMTFATIKARGHTPEYKPEESYIMFQRWISGKPI, encoded by the exons ATGGCTAACGCCTACGTTTCCTCTGTCCTGcaccttctttttcttcttattatctTGTATGACAATGCTGTTGATTCTACCTCTATCATCAAGTATCTTCCTGGTTTTGAAGGTCCTCTTCCTTTTGAGCTCGAAACCGG GTATATTGGCGTTGGTGAGGAAGAGCAAGTGCAACTGTTCTACTACTTCATCAAATCTGAGAGGAATCCAGAAGAAGACCCTCTTCTCCTCTGGTTAAGTGGAGGACCTGGTTGCTCTTCAATCTCAGGTCTTCTTTACGAGAACG ggCCTGTGACTGTGAAATTTGAGGTTTACAATGGAACTCTTCCTTCCTTGATCTCTACTACATATTCATGGACAAAG ATTTCAAGTATAATATATTTGGATCAGCCTGTTGGAACTGGCTTCTCCTACTCAAGAACTCAACTTGCTAGTAAACCAAGTGATTCAGGAGAAGTCAAGCTGATCCACGAGTTTCTTCaaaag TGGCTAAACAAGCATCAAGAGTTTTTGTCCAACCCTTTTTATGCAGGTGGAGATTCCTATTCCGGTATGGTTCTTCCCGCACTCGTTCAAGAAATCTCAAAAGGAAACTATTTATGCTGCAAACCTCCAATAAACCTTCAGGGCTATCTGCTAGGAAACCCGGTAACCAATATTGGATTTGATCATAACCATCGCATTCCTTTTGCTCATGGAATGGCACTCATCTCTGATGAACTTTACGag TCGATGAAGAGAATCTGCAAAGGAGAGTATGAAAGTGTTGATCCAAGTAACACTGAATGCTTGAAACTCGTTGAAGAATATCATAAGTGCACTGATAGAATAAACTACTCACTTGTCACAACGCCATTGTGCGAAGATGAAGACCCTTCTCCCGATTGCTAT GATTATCGGTACGTGTTAACTACGTACTGGGCCAATGATGAGAGTGTGCGCGGGGCTCTTCGCATTAATAAG GAGAGTAAAGGGAAATGGGTACGTTGTGACTGGGATATGCCTTACACTAATGACATCAAAAGCAGTGTACCATACCATATGAATAACAGTATCAATGGCTACCCTTCTCTCATCTTCAG TGGTGACCATGACATGTATGTGCCTTCCCTTGGAACTCAAGCTTGGATTAGATCACTTAACTATTCTGTCACTGATGACTGGAGACCTTGGATAATAGGCGATCAAATAGCTGG ATACACTAGGACTTATGCCAATAAGATGACATTTGCGACTATCAAAGCAA GAGGACACACTCCTGAGTATAAACCAGAGGAGAGTTATATCATGTTTCAAAGGTGGATCAGTGGCAAACCTATTTAG
- the LOC108854298 gene encoding serine carboxypeptidase-like 7 isoform X3, protein MVLPALVQEISKGNYLCCKPPINLQGYLLGNPVTNIGFDHNHRIPFAHGMALISDELYESMKRICKGEYESVDPSNTECLKLVEEYHKCTDRINYSLVTTPLCEDEDPSPDCYDYRYVLTTYWANDESVRGALRINKESKGKWVRCDWDMPYTNDIKSSVPYHMNNSINGYPSLIFSGDHDMYVPSLGTQAWIRSLNYSVTDDWRPWIIGDQIAGYTRTYANKMTFATIKARGHTPEYKPEESYIMFQRWISGKPI, encoded by the exons ATGGTTCTTCCCGCACTCGTTCAAGAAATCTCAAAAGGAAACTATTTATGCTGCAAACCTCCAATAAACCTTCAGGGCTATCTGCTAGGAAACCCGGTAACCAATATTGGATTTGATCATAACCATCGCATTCCTTTTGCTCATGGAATGGCACTCATCTCTGATGAACTTTACGag TCGATGAAGAGAATCTGCAAAGGAGAGTATGAAAGTGTTGATCCAAGTAACACTGAATGCTTGAAACTCGTTGAAGAATATCATAAGTGCACTGATAGAATAAACTACTCACTTGTCACAACGCCATTGTGCGAAGATGAAGACCCTTCTCCCGATTGCTAT GATTATCGGTACGTGTTAACTACGTACTGGGCCAATGATGAGAGTGTGCGCGGGGCTCTTCGCATTAATAAG GAGAGTAAAGGGAAATGGGTACGTTGTGACTGGGATATGCCTTACACTAATGACATCAAAAGCAGTGTACCATACCATATGAATAACAGTATCAATGGCTACCCTTCTCTCATCTTCAG TGGTGACCATGACATGTATGTGCCTTCCCTTGGAACTCAAGCTTGGATTAGATCACTTAACTATTCTGTCACTGATGACTGGAGACCTTGGATAATAGGCGATCAAATAGCTGG ATACACTAGGACTTATGCCAATAAGATGACATTTGCGACTATCAAAGCAA GAGGACACACTCCTGAGTATAAACCAGAGGAGAGTTATATCATGTTTCAAAGGTGGATCAGTGGCAAACCTATTTAG
- the LOC108854297 gene encoding disease resistance protein RPS6, with amino-acid sequence MASSSSSPEINSPHDVFLSFRGEDVRIRFRSHFLKELNRKLITPFKDDEIPKGSSISTELVSAIRASRISVVAFSDNYASSSWCLDELVEIIKCREELGQIVIPIFYDVDPSHVKKKTQGFGLVFEKTCRGRTEEEKLRWQRALTQAATIAGEDSRNWSDEAKMIEKIVNDVSNKLCCSTASSDFDDDFVGIEAHMKNMNSLLELESEKVIMVGIWGPSGVGKTTVGRALFSQLSCQFQGSIFIDKTKEMYTRANSDDYNTTLDVQAQFLSEILDQKDIKVHSLVTMRYRLGHKKVLVVFDDMEDQVLLDAVLGKTRWVGPRSRIVVISKDRELLRHCGIESDRIYEVDYPSEELASQMFCRCAFGQDSPPDDFMKLTIDAVELTGNLPLGLNVLGSSLAGLKKEEWEDRMPKLRDRMAGQIDKTLKDSYDRLKEEDKAIFRHIACLFNHKTCDYVKRMLEDSKLDVDVGLVTLAERCLIQISEDRIIRMHDFLQNMGRGFVRQSCIQEPGEREFLLDSKEIYDVLVNGTGTKSVLGIFLNLREIKDALSISGEAFSGMKNLRFLRIYGISEEDKETILQLRVGKNRQLKFLKWWGSSTRCMHSPEGKNRMWRQLRLLEWWGCSMRRMPCNFRAENLVELRMPDSQLQKLWEGVEVLKSLKTMDLRRSKRLKVFPDLSKATNLEELYLEDCCRLVMIPSSIRNLKKLRKLDMKRCRKLRVLPTNIDLESLHSLNFSGCSRLRSFPQISKNISYLFLDETKIEEVPERIEDISGLSYMSMKGCRNLKYISPNISKLEVIFFSDSYCLDERQLCAHGMKADDIRIPLSTGSSSCNWSKDVFLSFYGKDVRKTLISHLYKEFSIRKVTTFHADMLVAVDDLAFELVVVHEIRKSRIAVVVLSNNYASSSWCLDELVEIIKCGEEIGQKVVPVYYGVEPAHIRTQILDLGEAFKKGYTVDNYKQQKWMEALTVLSQLQGYYFRDRDSEAEIIQKMADDISFALNITLKESSNVLRAQMSQWIPYSYTPNQETEKALIVQYELKWNEKALFCHIACFLNNETYENVMRYLEDSELDVGDGLTILFDKSLIQISEERVISMHHELQRLGRDVVLEPFIRQPAKRQFLMDTSEGCDVLIDQTGNERMFGISFKVSETSRRDEFRGMKKLQFLSMFKESLYGKEVRFHLVKGLLSVGTP; translated from the exons atggcttcttcttcttcttctccagagATCAATTCTCCACACGATGTTTTCCTCAGCTTCAGAGGGGAAGACGTACGCATCAGATTCCGTTCCCACTTTCTCAAGGAGCTCAACCGCAAATTAATCACTCCCTTCAAGGACGACGAGATTCCCAAAGGCAGTTCCATCAGCACTGAGCTGGTCAGCGCCATTAGAGCATCCAGGATCTCTGTTGTCGCGTTTTCTGATAACTACGCGAGTTCCAGCTGGTGCTTGGATGAGTTGGTGGAGATCATCAAGTGCAGGGAAGAGCTTGGCCAGATTGTTATACCAATTTTCTATGATGTGGATCCTTCTCATGTCAAGAAAAAAACTCAAGGCTTTGGTCTTGTCTTCGAGAAGACTTGCCGAGGCAGAACGGAGGAAGAGAAGCTTCGATGGCAGCGAGCGTTGACTCAAGCAGCAACCATAGCCGGAGAGGATTCTCGCAACTG GTCTGACGAAGCAAAGATGATTGAGAAAATCGTCAATGATGTTTCGAACAAACTGTGTTGTTCAACAGCATCCAGTGATTTTGACGACGACTTTGTTGGAATCGAAGCTCACATGAAAAACATGAATTCGTTGTTGGAATTGGAGTCAGAGAAGGTGATAATGGTAGGGATTTGGGGTCCATCTGGTGTTGGTAAGACTACCGTAGGACGAGCTCTCTTTAGTCAACTCTCCTGTCAGTTCCAAGGAAGCATTTTTATTGATAAGACTAAGGAGATGTATACTAGGGCCAACTCTGACGACTACAACACCACTTTGGACGTGCAAGCACAGTTTCTGTCTGAAATTTTGGATCAGAAGGACATAAAGGTACACAGTCTAGTTACAATGAGATATAGGTTGGGGCATAAGAAAGTTCTTGTTGTGTTTGATGATATGGAGGACCAAGTCCTCTTAGATGCCGTGTTGGGAAAAACTAGATGGGTTGGTCCTAGAAGTAGAATTGTAGTGATTTCAAAGGATAGGGAGCTTCTTAGGCACTGCGGAATTGAATCTGATCGTATCTATGAGGTGGATTACCCCTCTGAAGAGCTAGCTTCCCAGATGTTCTGCCGATGTGCGTTCGGACAAGACTCTCCACCTGATGATTTTATGAAGCTTACTATTGATGCTGTAGAGCTCACCGGGAACCTTCCACTGGGTCTCAACGTTTTGGGTTCATCCCTCGCAGGTTTGAAGAAGGAGGAGTGGGAAGATAGGATGCCTAAGCTCAGAGATCGTATGGCTGGACAGATTGATAAAACATTAAAAGACAGTTATGATAGGctcaaagaagaagataaagctATATTTCGTCACATCGCATGCTTATTTAATCATAAAACATGTGACTACGTGAAACGAATGCTTGAAGATAGTAAGTTGGATGTTGATGTTGGACTTGTTACTCTAGCTGAACGGTGCCTCATTCAGATATCAGAGGATAGGATCATTAGGATGCACGATTTCCTGCAAAATATGGGTAGAGGATTCGTTCGTCAATCATGTATTCAGGAGCCTGGAGAACGTGAATTCTTGTTGGATTCTAAGGAGATCTATGATGTACTTGTTAATGGAACT GGAACTAAAAGTGTTTTAGGCATATTTTTGAACTTACGTGAAATCAAGGATGCATTATCTATTAGCGGGGAAGCATTCAGTGGGATGAAAAACCTTCGGTTTCTAAGAATCTACGGGATCTCAGAGGAGGATAAAGAAACCATTTTGCAATTACGGGTAGGCAAAAACCGCCAACTTAAATTTCTAAAATGGTGGGGATCCTCAACGAGATGCATGCATTCACCAGAAGGCAAAAACCGTATGTGGCGCCAACTTAGATTGCTGGAATGGTGGGGGTGCTCAATGAGACGCATGCCTTGTAACTTCCGTGCAGAAAATCTCGTTGAACTCAGAATGCCGGATAGTCAACTACAGAAATTGTGGGAAGGAGTTGAG GTGCTTAAAAGCCTCAAGACAATGGATTTGCGGAGATCTAAAAGGCTGAAAGTATTCCCAGATCTTTCAAAGGCTACCAATCTCGAGGAACTGTACCTTGAAGATTGCTGTAGACTGGTGATGATTCCTTCCTCTATTCGTAATCTCAAGAAACTGAGGAAGCTTGACATGAAAAGATGCAGAAAATTGCGGGTTCTTCCAACCAACATTGACTTGGAGTCTCTCCATTCCCTCAATTTCAGTGGATGCTCACGGTTAAGAAGTTTTCCTCAGATCTCAAAGAATATTTCGTATCTCTTTCTAGATGAAACCAAGATTGAAGAAGTTCCGGAGCGGATAGAAGATATCTCTGGTCTCAGTTACATGTCGATGAAAGGTtgcagaaatttaaaatatatatcccCAAACATTTCGAAACTGGAGGTGATATTCTTTTCAGACTCTTATTGTTTGGATGAAAGACAACTTTGTGCACATGGGATGAAAGCAGACGACATCCGCATTCCATTATCAACTGGGTCTTCTTCTTGCAATTGGAGCAAGGACGTCTTCCTAAGCTTCTATGGGAAGGATGTTCGCAAAACTTTAATCAGCCACTTGTACAAGGAATTCAGTATCAGAAAAGTCACTACATTTCATGCTGATATGCTTGTGGCAGTTGATGACTTGGCCTTTGAGCTTGTAGTTGTACATGAGATAAGAAAATCAAGAATAGCTGTAGTcgtgctttcaaataattatgcGTCTTCGAGCTGGTGCCTGGATGAGTTGGTGGAGATCATAAAGTGCGGCGAAGAGATTGGTCAAAAAGTGGTACCCGTTTATTATGGTGTGGAACCTGCTCATATCAGAACGCAGATCCTAGACCTTGGAGAGGCATTCAAGAAGGGTTATACAGTAGACAATTACAAGCAACAGAAATGGATGGAAGCTTTGACTGTATTAAGCCAACTTCAGGGATATTATTTCCGAGACCG GGATTCTGAAGCAGAGATAATTCAGAAAATGGCTGATGATATTTCTTTTGCactaaatattacattaaaagaGTCTTCCAATGTGTTAAGAGCGCAAATGTCGCAATGGATACCTTATTCTTATACACCAAACCAGGAAACAGAGAAAGCATTAATAGTGCAGTATGAGTTAAAATGGAACGAGAAAGCTCTGTTTTGTCATATTGCTTGCTTTCTCAACAATGAGACATATGAGAATGTGATGCGATATCTGGAAGACAGTGAGTTAGatgttggagatggtcttacgattttatttgataaatctCTGATACAAATATCAGAAGAGAGAGTCATAAGTATGCACCATGAGCTGCAAAGATTAGGCAGAGATGTAGTTCTTGAACCATTCATTCGCCAGCCTGCAAAACGTCAGTTCTTGATGGATACTAGCGAGGGTTGCGACGTTCTTATTGATCAAACT gGTAATGAGAGGATGTTTGGCATTTCTTTCAAAGTATCAGAGACATCGAGAAGAGATGAATTCAGAGGAATGAAAAAGTTGCAGTTTTTGAGTATGTTCAAGGAGAGTTTGTATGGTAAAGAAGTCAGATTTCATTTAGTGAAAGGCCTCCTCTCTGTGGGAACGCCTTGA
- the LOC108849522 gene encoding uncharacterized protein At5g39865 encodes MGCASSRHKKRCSDCRGGLSPVVVPRSYSMHVHHPAQHTGDSHHTVALTSSTVGSLTLCDSPFRHIEEHLETIREKRVVSEEKKLISGDGFHQNDKETEKLQSKIMEAKVWSSMMNERIPKVVVPKTPIVTPPGEPETINTWELMEGLEDASPLRPPDHLRSFSFDVVRVQPCDDDDDRPKSRFRDLDPPEIVSTFRKSLQELPDDHPFHIRIPNVDPVSGSSDGEEGEFGRKQDKVIVYFTSLRGIRKTYEDSCNVRVILKSLGVRLDERDVSMHSGFKDELKELLRDEFNGGVGIALPRVFLGNKYLGGVEEIKKLNENGTLEKVVDGCERVEDGLTGCGIECEACGDVRFVPCETCSGSCKIYYDTEDEDAKEEGTEETEYGFQRCPHCNENGLIRCPICCD; translated from the coding sequence ATGGGCTGCGCAAGCTCCAGGCACAAAAAGCGTTGCAGTGATTGTCGAGGAGGATTATCTCCAGTGGTTGTTCCCCGAAGCTATTCAATGCACGTTCACCATCCGGCGCAACACACCGGAGATAGCCATCACACGGTGGCTCTCACATCCTCCACCGTCGGATCTCTCACCCTCTGCGATTCTCCTTTCAGGCACATCGAGGAACACTTGGAAACCATCAGAGAAAAGCGAGTCGTCTCCGAGGAGAAGAAGCTAATCTCAGGTGATGGGTTCCATCAGAATGATAAAGAAACAGAGAAGTTGCAGTCTAAGATAATGGAAGCAAAGGTCTGGTCGAGTATGATGAACGAGAGGATCCCCAAGGTGGTGGTGCCTAAAACTCCGATTGTGACGCCTCCGGGTGAGCCAGAGACGATCAACACGTGGGAGTTGATGGAAGGTCTTGAAGATGCTAGTCCTTTACGACCACCTGATCATCTGAGAAGCTTCTCCTTTGATGTTGTTCGTGTCCAAccttgtgatgatgatgatgatcgaCCTAAGTCAAGGTTCCGTGATTTGGATCCTCCTGAGATCGTTTCCACTTTCAGGAAATCGCTTCAAGAACTCCCTGATGATCATCCTTTTCACATCCGGATCCCTAATGTGGATCCGGTATCCGGGTCTTCAGACGGAGAAGAAGGGGAATTTGGAAGGAAGCAAGACAAGGTGATAGTTTACTTCACAAGTCTTAGAGGTATAAGGAAGACATACGAAGACAGTTGCAACGTCAGGGTGATACTAAAGAGCTTAGGAGTTCGTCTCGACGAGCGCGATGTGTCGATGCATTCGGGTTTTAAGGATGAGCTGAAGGAGTTGTTGAGGGATGAGTTCAACGGTGGCGTTGGAATAGCCCTGCCTAGAGTTTTCTTGGGGAACAAGTATCTTGGTGGAGTGGAAGAGATAAAGAAGTTGAATGAAAATGGAACGCTTGAAAAGGTTGTAGATGGTTGCGAAAGGGTCGAGGATGGGTTAACGGGTTGTGGGATTGAATGTGAGGCTTGTGGTGATGTTCGGTTTGTGCCGTGTGAGACGTGTTCAGGAAGCTGTAAAATATACTATGACACTGAAGATGAAGATGCAAAGGAAGAAGGAACAGAAGAAACAGAGTATGGGTTCCAAAGATGTCCACATTGTAATGAGAATGGGTTGATCAGATGTCCTATTTGTTGTGATTAA